Part of the Eikenella corrodens genome is shown below.
AGGAAAGCGACTTTGTGCCGGAAGACGACGGGCAATACACGGCATGCTGCCCTTATTGCGGCATCGACAGCGTTATCGGCGAAAATTGCGGATACGCAATCACCCCGGAGTTATTGGCAGCTATGAAGGACTATTGGTTTTATAGTGAATTAACAAAAACCAGTACAGCGTTGGCTCGCCTTGCCGTACTATTTGTACTGTCTGCGGCTCGCCGCCTTGTCCTGATTTTTGTTAATCCACTATACAAGGATGAGCATGCTGCAGAATGTTCAGGTAGCCTGTTTAGCTCTTATATCATGGTGAATTAAAATAAGGTTGCTGCTGCGCTAGTTCTCCTTACCCCACTCTGGCTTTAATCCACCATACATCCACAACTAACTTATGAACCCAGAAGTCCGCTTAGAAAACGGCAAGGTATATCGGCTTGCCCCTGCTTGGAAACGAATCGCGGCCGCCGCCCTAAACTTCGGTCTAGCCTATGCCCTGCTGCAAGCTTTGCTGTATTGCTTCCCTGGCAACAACGATTTCCATTTGGTGCTGCTGCCGATGCTGGCTTATATGTTGCTGCAAACCATATTGATGTCGCTGAAAGGGCAGTCGTTCGGCAAATGGCTGTTCCGCATCCGTGTGCTAGACAAAAACGGCAGCAATCCCGGCTTTCTCGGCACGGTATTGGCTCGCGAAGTGGCTTTTGTGTTGCTATTGATTTTCTTCCGTTGGCCGGCCGGTTTGGCATATCTTATTTGTCTGGCCATGCTCTTGATTCCCAAATTCGAACGGCGTACTCTGCAAGATCGGTTTATGGGCTCGGTGGTGGTATCGCTATAGTAAAGGCTAGCTGAAAGCCCATGCTGCCGCTTTTCAGGTAGCCTCTCCCGTCCACAATCCGCTAGAATACGCCCCTAGCCGCCGCCTCTTGCGGCGCAAGCCAAGGAAACACCATGAAAAAATATCTGATGCTGCCCCTTTTGCTGTTGTTGGCCGCTTGCGGCTTCCGCCTAGCCGGCAGCGACCCCGCGCTCAACCCGCCCCTGCCCTACCAAACCTGGGCCGTACAAGGGCGCGAATTGCAGCAAAATATCGAAACCGAACTGCTGCGCCGCCACGCCAAACTCGACAGCGCCTTTGCCGATGCCGTGGTCAAAGTAACCGCTATCCAAACCAATAAAAACATCCAAACCCTCAACCTCTCCGGCACCGTAACCGAATACCAGCTGGAGCTCAAAGTATCCGCCCAAGCCTGGCGCGGTGAAAAAGCCCTGGGCGAGCCGATGATGATTACCGTGTATCGCACGCTGGACTACAGCGACAGTGAAATTCTCGGCAAACAAGAAGAAGAAGCCCAGCTCTGGGCCGATATGCGCGTGGATGCCGCCCGCCAGCTCGTACGCCGCTTGGGCTACCTGAAAGCCGAATAATGGCCGCCATCAGCACCGAACGCCTGCTGTCGCAGCTCAAACAGCCCCTGCAAGCGCTGTATGTGCTGCATGGCGAAGAAGCCCTGCTGCGGATAGAAGCCTTAGATGCCATCCGTGCCGCCGCCAAAGAGCAGGGCTACCTGAACCGCGAAACCCACACCCCCGACACCGCCGCCGACTGGCAAGACCTCCTCGCCTCCGCCAACAGCATCAGCCTGTTTGCCGAACTCAAACTGCTCGAAATCCACCTGCCCGGCGGCAAGCCCGGCAAAGCCGGCGGCGAAGCCCTCGAACAACTGGCCGCCAACCTCCCGCCCGACACGGTAACCGTCATCCTCCTGCCCAAACTCGAGCGCGCCCAAACCCAGGCCAAATGGTTTGCCGCCCTCAGCCGCAGCGGCACCGTGGCCGAAGCCAAAGCCGTTGATGCCCAAGCCCTGCCCGGCTGGATACGCGGCCGCCTCGCGCAGCATCATTTATCCATCGGCAACGAAGCGCTAGCCCTGTTTGCCGAGCGTGTGGAAGGCAACTTATTGGCCGCCAAGCAGGAAATCGACAAACTCGCCCTGCTCCACCCCGCCGGTCACGAATTGAGCATTGCCGAAACCGAAGCCGCCGTGGCCGACGTAGCCCGCTTCGATGTATTCCAGCTTGCCGCCGCCTGGATGAGCGGCGAACCCGCCCGTGTGGTACGCCTGCTCGAAGGTCTCGAAGCCGACGGCGAAGAGCCCGTGATGCTGCTGTGGATGCTGGCCGACGACATCCGTACCCTCATCCGCCTCACCGCCGCCCTCAAACAAGGGCAAACCGTAGCCCAAGTGCGCAACAGCCTGCGCCTGTGGGGCAGCAAACAGCAGCTCGCCCCCCTGGCCGTGCGCCGCATCCCCACCCCGCGCCTCATCGCCGCCCTGCAAGAATGCGCCCGCATCGACCGCATCATCAAAGGCGCGGAAACCGGCGAGGCCTGGCCTGCCATCCGGCAGCTGCTGGTGAGTTTAGCCGGCTAACGGGTGTCGGAATAACCGTAACCGGAAATATGTGTCCTAACAAAAAATGGGGCAGGCAACGAATTGTATAGTGGATTAAATTTAAATCAGGACAAGGCGGCGAGCCGCAGACAGTACAAATAGTACGGCAAGGCGAGCCAACGCTGTACTGGTTTAAATTTAATTCACTATAAATAGTGTAAGAAGTACAACAAGACAAAGCCTTATCGCCCTTTTTTAGGCGGTAACGATATTTTCAGGTAGCCTCCCGCGCACCGCAGAGGCTACCTGAAAATCCATCAGCAATATAGCAATCTCATCACAACTTTTTCACACAGAACCAAGGGGAACCCATGCCCCCTAAAACCAAGAAACCCCTCATTGGCGATGCCCTTGCCGTTTTGGGCTGGTGCGGCCACAACGCCGTCAAACTGAAAGAGTTTGCCAGGCACTATAATGGATTAACAAAAATCAGTACAGCGTTGGCTCGCCTTGCCGTAACGTGTATACTGTCTGCGACTCGCCGCCTTGTCCTGATTTTTGTTAATCCACTATAATTGCGCACCCAGACACCATAAAGGCTACCTGAAAACTTTTCAGGTAGCCTTTACTGTTTGCTGCACATCAATATTCGCTCAAGGGCTTGTTCGGATCGTATTGCGCCACTTCTTTCACAATCGCCTGCCCCACGCGCACGCCGTTGTCGGTGTGCGCCATGGTCGGGCTGCCATGCAGTTCCCAACCTTGTTGCAGGGCTTCGGTTACGCGGCGGCAGAACACGGAATCGTCTGTGCCGGTGAGCAAGCGGTAAACTTTCATTATCTCTCTCCTCTTCAATACCGGCCATGAGGCATTGCCGCACACATGGCCATAAACAGGCTGCCTGAAACTTTGCTTTGCTGCCCGGCGATTTAACGGCGTTGCAGTTTTGCCTTCAGGCCGCCTCCGTTTTAAAACAGGCTATCCACCGGATTGCCGCCGCCCTCTCCGCCATCGCCCCCGGGCTGGCGCGGTTGGGGCTGGGGCGCAGGTTTCACCGGCACCTCAACCGGGCGGATTTCGGTTTCCTGCGGAGTAATCGGCTGAATCGGCACTTCCTCGACGGGAGTAGTCGGCACAGCGCGGCGCGGATTCGGGCGCTCTTCCGGCTCGGATGCCTGGGAGGCAGCATTCATATCGGCAGCAGACGGCGGGCTGTAAGTTTGCCCGCTTACGGCCGATGCGCCGTTGGGCTGCCAAATTTCCACGCCCTGCTGCGGCGCGGAAGCATCGCCGATTCCCATGCGGGCGCTATCCGGCCTGCTCAACATCAGCCACACCATCGCCAGCAACACAATCACCACGATAAACGCCACAATAAATAAAATCTGCACTGCTCGGCTGAATATACTGCGCGGCGGTTTTTTGTAAGAAGAAGGCATTTCTTTGCCGGACATGGGTTTTCCTTATGATTCCGAAACAGGGGGGATTAGCGCACATTACCGGGCACAAAGGTTTCATACAGCGTAACCACCTGCTGCACGCCGGCAGTGGTGCTCACGGTATTGCTGACCAGCGCCTGCTCTTCAGGCGTGAGGATGCCCATCACATAAGTAACGCCGTTATACGTTACCACTTTCACATGGTTGGCCGACACCCCTTTGGTGCCGAGCAAAGTGGTACGTACTTTGGAAGTAATCCATGAGTCGTTGCTCACATCGCCGAAGCCGCGCTGGGCTGCGGAGGCTACCTGAATATAATTGTAGACTTTCTGAGCGTTGGGCTGGGCACGCGCTACGCGCTCCACAAACGCCTTGTCGGCCTCGCTGGCCACCAAGCCCATCAACAGCACCTGGCGGTTGAAGCTGACTACCGAAAGCTTCGGCTCGAAACCCTGCGTGGTGTTGTTGCTGCGCAGATGGGTAAGCGCCGAATTTTGGATGCGCACTTCCATCACTTGGTCATCGGCCTGCGCGCCGGTGCTTCGGCGGTCGGTGGCCGACATCACGCCGAATGCGCCAGCGCCCACCAGCGCGGTAACACAGCCGGAAAGCGACAACGGCAGCAGGCACAACAGCAGGAGGCGGAAACTTTTTTTCATGGTTTATTGTCCTTTTGAGTGGGAATAGGTGAAGCGTTTATTCTTCAAACAAAGCGGTATCGATATGATCGCACAGGGCGTGAATCAGCAGAATATGGATTTCCTGAATCCGTGCCGTACGCTGATGCGGCACATTGAGCAGCACATCGCCTTCAGCCAGCACACCGGCAACTTTTCCGCCGTCGCGCCCGGTGAGCGCCACCACGCTCATGCCCTGCTCGCGGGCGGCTTTGATGGCGGCGAGCACATTGCCGGAATTGCCGGAAGTGGAAATCGCCACCAGCACATCGCCCGGACGGCCGAGAGCAGACACTTGGCGGGCAAAAATCTGATCAAAGGCATAATCGTTGCCGATGGCGGTGAGCGCGGAAGTATCGGTAGTGAGCGCTATGGCGCCCAGCGGCATACGTTCCTTTTCAAAACGGCCGGTGAGCTCGGCGGCAAAATGCTGCGCATCCGCGGCAGAACCGCCGTTGCCGCACACCAAAATTTTGCCGTCGGCCATCAGCGAATCCAACAGCAAAGCCGCCGCCCTCGCCGTCGGCTCGGCCAATTGTTCGGCACACTGCTGTTTGGCGGCAATGCTTTCCTGGAAATGCTGCAATACGCGTTGGGCTGCCGAGGTCATAAAGGCTACCTGAAAAATAGAAACGAAAACGCGGCTATTGTAGCGGTATATGGCGGTTTGAACAATTGCCGCCGGGATTTAAGCGGCGGCAAAGAATAGAGAAGGCTACCTGAAAATACGGCAGCTATTATTCCTTATTGCGCTGCTCGGCAACCATGTGCCGCACCAGCTGCAACACCACCTGCTGCGATGCCGCGCTCAATTCGCCAAACAGCAACTCAATAGGCAGCTTGCCGACAGATTGCCCGCCCGAGGCCGACAGGGTTTCGGCAGTAAGGAAAATCTTGGAAATCGGGCAACCCAAAGCCTGCGCCAAATGCTGAAGCAGAGCGGTACTGTAGCCCTGATGCCCGCCCTCCAGGTTGGAAATAGTGCTTTTGGTGGTGTGCGCAAAATCGGCCAACTGCTCCTGAGTATAGCCTTTCTGCTTGCGCAATAAGCGAATCGCCGGTCCGATGTCCATAGCAGCGATTATGGCAAAACTGCATCACGCAAAAGTTCAATTTGATTAAATATATTTACATAAAAATATATTTTTATTAAACTTTAAGCCTTTCTCGACCAAATATAGTGGATTAACAAAAATCAGGACAAAGCGGCGAACCACAGATAGTACAAGTAGTACAGCAAGGCGAGGCAACGCCGTACTGGTTTTTGTTAATCCACTATAAAAGCCTCAATCAAATAACCATCATCATTCTCCACCTGATTTTTTGAAAACACATTATGAATAAATGGATTATCGGCATCATCATGATGGCCGCAGGCGCAAGTGCAGTAAAAACCGCCGATTATTTCCTGAACAAACCAACACCACAGGCCACCACAATACAAACCACGGGCAGCACTCTGCCCCAAACAGCGGACACCGGCAGCAACAGCCTGCCCACCTCCGCCGAGAACACCCCACTCCCACCCAAACAAAACGCGGATACAGACGAAATCCGCCAAGTGTTCGACACAGCCATCACCCACGCCAAAACAGCGCAATGCTCCGTAGAGCCGTTTGATGAAAACAACTTTCGCAACAACGTATTCCTGATTAGCAACACCGGCGAAGACGATTTCGTCTTCCGCACCTACGGCGTGTTGTATCAAAGCGATCCCAAATGCGCCGACGGCTCGGGCACGGCCAAATATTCTTTAGCCGAAGCGGAAGTATCCAGCCAAGGCGGCGGCCACATCCGCGTGAGCAATCCCGACCTATTTGCCAAACCGAATAACACCGAAACCGGCAGCTTCGCCTTCAACGACCGCTTCATCCGCAAAGCCGACATTGATAGCAAAGGCGTCCTCACCATCGAATACAACGAATACGCCGAAACAGACGGCAACTGCTGCACCAGCGAGCGTTGGGAAACCCACATCAACCCCAACACCATGACCCAGCTCGACAAACGCTTTTTAAGAAAGGAAAACCCCTATGCCGAAAACTAAACTCCGCCCCGTCCTGCCCGCTCTCTTAACCACCGTCCTTCTCTCTGCCTGCGCCACCCCAAAAGCTGGACAGCCATCGGAGGCAGTCGCGCCGACGGCGTGGTACGCCTCTCCATAGAAGAAGGCGAAATGGAAAAAGCCACCTACAGCGAAGAGCAAGGCCGCCAGCTTGCCGCCCAACGCTGCCGCTCGTGGGGCTACGATTCCGCCGAAGCCTTCGGCGGCACCACATCCCAATGCGTGCGCTACGGCGGCGTCATCGTACCCTGCTCGCTCACCCGCTACACCCGCGAGTACCAGTGCACCAGCAACGCCGCCAACCGCAACCCCCAACAAAACCAGCCCGACAGCGTGCAGGAACTGCGCCCTGTTAATTAAGGAGACCGCATGAAAAACGCACTCTACGCCCTAATCGGCCTACTCATCGGCGCGGCGGGCATGTTCGGCTATGGCTTCTACCGCAACCATATGGCACAGCCCGAGGCCGCCGCATCCGCTCCCGCCGTTGCGGAAGCATCTGAAGCCGCCGCCCCGCCGTCGGCTCAAACTACTGCCGGAAACAGGCCGATTCCGGCGGCGTTTCAGGGCGTTTGGATGGGCAACCAATTGCAGTCCACTTGGCAGGATAAATCAGATCCCTCCTACGCCGCTTCCTACTACTCCACCCCTGCCGGCGCACAGGCTTATTGTAATAATTCGGAAAACACAGGAATAGGGGCAAGTACCGATTATTCTGTAGACCCACTGGATAGCGGCGAGGATGCATGGCTAACCATTACCCCTAACGGCATAGAAAAATCCATGTTGGAAACCTCAGTAAATATCCGAAACCTGCACTACACCGTTTACACTCCGAATCACATCGCCGGTACGGCAGAATATGTCATCTACGACTTTTCTTGCCGCAAAGAAGTAGAAGGCAGTTTTGATACCACCTGCGAAAACAAGCACGACAGCTTCGAACTCAGGCTGGAAGGCGACACCTTATACATCACCAACGGCTACGACTATATCGATGACACCACAGGCAAACGCATGATAGGCACTAACACCGGCCGCTTCGTCCGCCACCCCTGCCCGCCCAAGCCTGACCAGAACACATAAACAAAGGTGTAGGAAATCGTTGCGTTGTTTACACTTTTTCTGAAGCAGATGGCTTTTGTTTTTGCTTAAATGATTTTTAAGCATCTATCCGCCATTATCAAGAACAGAGCGGGTTTCCCGTGTCTATCGACATTCTTGACAATGCCAGATAGATGCTCAACCAGGTCTTCAAGCAAAAGCCGAAAGTGTAAACAACGCTGTCGATTTCTACACAAAAGGCTACCTGAAAATTCCAACCGCTTTTCAGGTAGCCTTTTCCCTTACCGCTGCTTCTGCCGCCTCAATACCCGCCGATATCCTTCACCCACTGCGGCGGCTGATCGCCTTCAATCAGGATGGCATCGAGACGGCAAGGTTGATTCGGCGCGTTTTGCTGAAGCCAGGTTTCGGCGCTGCGGCTGAGTTTGGCCAGTTTGGCCGGGGTGATGCTCGCTGCCGCGCCGCCGAATCTTTGGCTGCGCCGCTGCCGCACTTCCACAAACAAATACACCCCGCCCTGTTCGGCGATGATATCGATTTCGCCATAGCGGCAATGCCAGTTGCGCGCCAGGATGCGGCAGCCTTGTTTTTTCAGGTAGCCTGCGGCGGTATCTTCGGCAGCTTGGCCGGCAGCGTGGTTGAGGCGCATGGTTTTCCTTTCGTGCGATAGCGCAAATCAGCCCCGCTTCCGCCACGGCCTACCTCGCCTTGTATCGGAAGCGAATTTAATTTGCTATAGTTTGCGGCGTTTCAAACGCAATCATACCCGAAGAGAATGTGGCAAAAAATATTGGATAAGGCGGCTGCGCAGATTGAGCCGCAAACGCTGTATGTGGTGGCAACGCCCATCGGCAACCTGGCCGACATCACGCTGCGTGCACTGGCGGTGTTGCAACGGGCAGACTTGGTGTGTGCGGAAGACACGCGCGTGAGCCAGCAGCTGCTCTCGGTCTACGGCATCCGCGCCAAGCTCGTGAGCGTGCGCGAACACAACGAACGGCAAATGACCGACACCATCACCGCCGCGCTCGCCGCCGGGCAGGTGGTGGCGCAGATATCGGATGCGGGCACGCCGGCAGTGTGCGACCCCGGCGCGCGGCTGGCCTCAGGCGTGCGGGCAGCGGGCTTCAAAGTGGTGCCGGTGGCCGGGGCCAGCGCGGTGATGGCGGCTTTGAGCGTGGCCGGGGTAACGCAGTCGGATTTTTATTTTGCCGGCTTCCTGCCGCCCAAGGCGGGCGAACGGGCGCAATGGTTTGAGCGCTGGCGCGAAGTGCCCTATGCCGTGGCGATGTTTGAAACGCCGCACCGCATCGAGGCGGCTCTCGCCCAAATGGCCGAAATCCTGCCCAACCGGCATTTGGTGCTGGCACGCGAAATCAGCAAAACGTTTGAAACCTTCATCAGCGGCAGCGTGGCCGACGTGCTGGCTGCCGTGCGTGCCGATGCCAACCAAACGCGCGGCGAGATGGTGCTGGTGCTGCACCCCCCCGAAGCCGCCGCGGCCAACGAACTGAACGACCAGACGCGGCACATCATGAGCCTGCTCGCCGCCGAACTGCCGCCGAAAAAAGCCGCCGCACTGGCTGCGGAAATCAGCGGGGCAAACAAGAAAGCGCTGTATGAATGGGCGGTGGCGCAGAAGCAAGAGGGAGCATAAGAGCAGCCTGCTTAAACGGGTATGGAAATCAACGGAAGCCGTCTGCAGCAAAAGGCCGCTGCGTTGCCCCGAATTGCCATACTGCCTATGCCGTTCTGCAGTCTGCCTTGTTTCATCTCCATTCTAACCGGCGTTAATCGGCCAAATCCAAAACCAAAATCTTCTCCAGCAACTGCCGCAGAGCCTGGGCGCGGTGGCTGAGCTGGTTTTTGGTGTCGGGGTCAAGCTGGGCGGCGGTTTTCTGCAATTCAGGCAGGTAGAAATGCGGGTCGTAACCAAAGCCGTTGCTTCCGGCCGCCTGCTCCTGCCATTGCCCGTGCCATACACCTTCGGCAATCAGCGGTTGTGGGTCATCCGCGTGGCGCACCAAAACCAGCACGCAAACGTAATACACGGCACGGTCGGCCTGCGCGGCCAAATCGGCGCTCAGTTTGGCGTTGTTGGCCGCATCGGAGCGCGGTTCTGCTCCGGCATAGCGTGCGGAGAGCACGCCCGGCGCGCCGTTTAGGGCGGGGGCGCAAATGCCGCTGTCGTCGGCCAGCGCAGGCAGGCCGCTGTGCCGGCTGGCATGCCGTGCCTTGGCCAGCGCGTTTTCCACAAAACTCACATGCGGCTCCGGGCATTCGGGCACGGCAAAATCCGACTGCGGCCGAACCCGCCAGCCGAGCTCGGCAAACAGGGCGTTGAATTCACGCAGTTTTCCAGCGTTGCCGCTGGCCAATACCAATTCTTTCACGACGCCTCCTTGTCTGCCGTCTGATCTTCGCTTTCCGGCTGCTGCAAAGCAGCCTGTTGCATCTGTTGGGCGGCAATCAGCTGTTTTTCGCGCAAAAACTTAGCCAGCGAAGCCATCTGCCCGGCCACACACAAGAAGGCAGCCAAAAAGCAAGCGATGGCGGCGGCGGTGTGTTTTAGAATAAACAACACATTGCCTGCCAGCAGCAGCAGGATAAATAAAATGGTAAACAGCGCGGTAAGTTTCAGGTAGCGTCTGGTTTTATTCATGGCGATATGCGGAAAGAAAAGGAATTTGCTTGGAATAGGCTGATATTAAATCTATTTTGAGGTGATAACTGCTGGAAACGCCAAATCGGGCTATTTATCCCGAAATATAGTGAATTAACAAAAATCAGGACAAGGCGACGAGCCGCAGACAGTACACACGTTACGGCAAGGCGAGACAACGCTGTACTGGTTTAAATTTAATTCACTAATACATTTTCAGGTAGCCTCAAACACCGACCGCTTCTATAACCCATCCAAATAAGGATGAGGCAAGGTGGAGATCTGGGCAAGACGAGTCCGCGCCGCAGCATTCTCCTTTAATTCATCATAAGCCGCCCCTGCCCTAATTCAGTTTCATAGAACCCGTATTTTCAGGTAGCCCGGGGGCAGCCTAAAAGCCTCTCTATATTGCGGGACGGCGAACTAAGGCTACCTGAAAATACTGGCATGGCAAGCAGTTGATTGCATACATCACCTTCTATAGTGAATTAACAAAAACCAGTACAGCGTTGGCTCGCCTTGCCGTAACGTGTGTACTGTCTGCGGCTCGCCGCCTTGTCCTGATTTTTGTTAATCCACTATAAACAAACCAGATACCGACAGCCAACACAAAAGCAGCCTTAATCTGCATTAAAGGCTGCTTTCTCATTGCGTGATCAGCGCAGTTCGTTATACAGGCGGCTTAACCAGGTTTGCGCGTCTGCGCCTTGGTAGGGGCTGCCGTCTTTGTTTGCCAACACCAGTTGGCTGGCATTGTTGCCCTGCGGCTGCACCGCCACCACAAATTCGGGTCGTGCCTGCGGCTCGGCGGGTTTGCTGCTGCGGCCGAACAGGCGGCCGAAGAAGCCGGGTTTCTCAGTGCGCACGGCTTCGCCCTCGGCGGGGGCTACCTGAACCAGATAGGCTTGGCGCTGGGTGTCTTGGCCGGTAACGCTCAGGCCGATGCGGTCGAGCGCGAGGCCGACGCGGCGCCAGTTGCGGGCTTGGTCGCCGCGCAAAATCAGGCGGCCGTTTTCCAGGCTGGCCAAATCGCCGCTGTGCGGGGCGGTAGATTGCTGCTGCTTCAGCGCCTGCTCAATTTGTTGTTCGTCTGCGCCCAAATACTGCATGAAGCGGCCGAGTAAGGCGGCTTCCAAAGCGGTATCGCGCGGCGAGGGCTGCCACATAGTGGTGTCTTTGTTGCGGTCGGCGTAGGTTTCCTTCATGCCGCGATGGGTGAAGAATACATCGGTTCCGCCTTTGCTGTTGCGCTCCAAGCGGATGGTGAATTTGTCGCGTTCGCCGGTGGAATACACCCCGCCCAAGCCGACGCGTTCAAACAGGCGGCGCAGGCCGTCTTGCGGCAGTTTGGCACGGTTTTCCGCCCAATCGGTTTCCATCAGGCCGATGCCCGGCTCTTCTCGGGCAATCACGAAACCCTGCTCCTGCCAGAAGGCGTGCAGGAGCGGCCATAC
Proteins encoded:
- a CDS encoding RDD family protein; amino-acid sequence: MNPEVRLENGKVYRLAPAWKRIAAAALNFGLAYALLQALLYCFPGNNDFHLVLLPMLAYMLLQTILMSLKGQSFGKWLFRIRVLDKNGSNPGFLGTVLAREVAFVLLLIFFRWPAGLAYLICLAMLLIPKFERRTLQDRFMGSVVVSL
- the lptE gene encoding LPS assembly lipoprotein LptE: MKKYLMLPLLLLLAACGFRLAGSDPALNPPLPYQTWAVQGRELQQNIETELLRRHAKLDSAFADAVVKVTAIQTNKNIQTLNLSGTVTEYQLELKVSAQAWRGEKALGEPMMITVYRTLDYSDSEILGKQEEEAQLWADMRVDAARQLVRRLGYLKAE
- the holA gene encoding DNA polymerase III subunit delta; amino-acid sequence: MAAISTERLLSQLKQPLQALYVLHGEEALLRIEALDAIRAAAKEQGYLNRETHTPDTAADWQDLLASANSISLFAELKLLEIHLPGGKPGKAGGEALEQLAANLPPDTVTVILLPKLERAQTQAKWFAALSRSGTVAEAKAVDAQALPGWIRGRLAQHHLSIGNEALALFAERVEGNLLAAKQEIDKLALLHPAGHELSIAETEAAVADVARFDVFQLAAAWMSGEPARVVRLLEGLEADGEEPVMLLWMLADDIRTLIRLTAALKQGQTVAQVRNSLRLWGSKQQLAPLAVRRIPTPRLIAALQECARIDRIIKGAETGEAWPAIRQLLVSLAG
- a CDS encoding DUF1737 domain-containing protein produces the protein MKVYRLLTGTDDSVFCRRVTEALQQGWELHGSPTMAHTDNGVRVGQAIVKEVAQYDPNKPLSEY
- a CDS encoding BON domain-containing protein: MKKSFRLLLLCLLPLSLSGCVTALVGAGAFGVMSATDRRSTGAQADDQVMEVRIQNSALTHLRSNNTTQGFEPKLSVVSFNRQVLLMGLVASEADKAFVERVARAQPNAQKVYNYIQVASAAQRGFGDVSNDSWITSKVRTTLLGTKGVSANHVKVVTYNGVTYVMGILTPEEQALVSNTVSTTAGVQQVVTLYETFVPGNVR
- a CDS encoding phosphoheptose isomerase is translated as MTSAAQRVLQHFQESIAAKQQCAEQLAEPTARAAALLLDSLMADGKILVCGNGGSAADAQHFAAELTGRFEKERMPLGAIALTTDTSALTAIGNDYAFDQIFARQVSALGRPGDVLVAISTSGNSGNVLAAIKAAREQGMSVVALTGRDGGKVAGVLAEGDVLLNVPHQRTARIQEIHILLIHALCDHIDTALFEE
- a CDS encoding helix-turn-helix domain-containing protein, whose translation is MDIGPAIRLLRKQKGYTQEQLADFAHTTKSTISNLEGGHQGYSTALLQHLAQALGCPISKIFLTAETLSASGGQSVGKLPIELLFGELSAASQQVVLQLVRHMVAEQRNKE
- the yecR gene encoding YecR family lipoprotein, which encodes MEKATYSEEQGRQLAAQRCRSWGYDSAEAFGGTTSQCVRYGGVIVPCSLTRYTREYQCTSNAANRNPQQNQPDSVQELRPVN
- a CDS encoding YraN family protein; amino-acid sequence: MRLNHAAGQAAEDTAAGYLKKQGCRILARNWHCRYGEIDIIAEQGGVYLFVEVRQRRSQRFGGAAASITPAKLAKLSRSAETWLQQNAPNQPCRLDAILIEGDQPPQWVKDIGGY
- the rsmI gene encoding 16S rRNA (cytidine(1402)-2'-O)-methyltransferase, which gives rise to MWQKILDKAAAQIEPQTLYVVATPIGNLADITLRALAVLQRADLVCAEDTRVSQQLLSVYGIRAKLVSVREHNERQMTDTITAALAAGQVVAQISDAGTPAVCDPGARLASGVRAAGFKVVPVAGASAVMAALSVAGVTQSDFYFAGFLPPKAGERAQWFERWREVPYAVAMFETPHRIEAALAQMAEILPNRHLVLAREISKTFETFISGSVADVLAAVRADANQTRGEMVLVLHPPEAAAANELNDQTRHIMSLLAAELPPKKAAALAAEISGANKKALYEWAVAQKQEGA
- the rdgB gene encoding RdgB/HAM1 family non-canonical purine NTP pyrophosphatase encodes the protein MKELVLASGNAGKLREFNALFAELGWRVRPQSDFAVPECPEPHVSFVENALAKARHASRHSGLPALADDSGICAPALNGAPGVLSARYAGAEPRSDAANNAKLSADLAAQADRAVYYVCVLVLVRHADDPQPLIAEGVWHGQWQEQAAGSNGFGYDPHFYLPELQKTAAQLDPDTKNQLSHRAQALRQLLEKILVLDLAD
- a CDS encoding NGO_0222 family membrane protein; this translates as MNKTRRYLKLTALFTILFILLLLAGNVLFILKHTAAAIACFLAAFLCVAGQMASLAKFLREKQLIAAQQMQQAALQQPESEDQTADKEAS
- the bamC gene encoding outer membrane protein assembly factor BamC — protein: MNVFKLPAALLMASLVAGCATKNEAPKLDYQTENRKVVSLEVPPDLDNPSQGNVYNLPAGGSVRASDVARNRQAAANKAGSPVLAEVKNITMHREGGERWLNIANKTPAEVWPLLHAFWQEQGFVIAREEPGIGLMETDWAENRAKLPQDGLRRLFERVGLGGVYSTGERDKFTIRLERNSKGGTDVFFTHRGMKETYADRNKDTTMWQPSPRDTALEAALLGRFMQYLGADEQQIEQALKQQQSTAPHSGDLASLENGRLILRGDQARNWRRVGLALDRIGLSVTGQDTQRQAYLVQVAPAEGEAVRTEKPGFFGRLFGRSSKPAEPQARPEFVVAVQPQGNNASQLVLANKDGSPYQGADAQTWLSRLYNELR